Part of the Helicobacter bilis genome is shown below.
CCATTTAATGTGGTAATCAAGAAAAGCAATCCACTCATTGAAGACTTTTTAGCATATAGCATTAATGCGAAAGCAATTATTGAAAAGTCTGGCTACATTGCGACAAAAACTAAAAAATTTGTGAGTAAAAAACCTAAAGGAAAGCTTGTAATAGCTGGTTCTAGCTCTATCACACCACTTATGGAAAAGCTTGTAGAATCTTATAAAAGTGTCAATCCAAATGTAGTGATTGAGATTCAGCAATCAGATTCTACAACAGGTGTAAATGTTGTGGTAGAGGGCATTGCAGATATTGGTATGGTATCTCGTGAGGTAAAAGAAGCGGAGTTGAAAAAGGGCATTAGTGTGCGTGTATTAGCGATTGATGGTTTAGCTATTATTGTGAATAAAGCAAATCCTATCACAAATATCACAAAAGATAGCGTGTATAAGATTTTCACAGGTGAAATGACGACTTGGGATCAAGTGAAATAATGAGATTAATCTCATGAGTTGTGGTGTAGGATTTGGGTTGTTTTAGAATCTAGCTTAGATTCTAAGAGAGATTTTGATTGACATTTAAAATAGCAAAAAAGATTTAGAGTTTTGCTATTTTATCTCTACGCCATGCAACCACCAATAAGGGATTAGAATCTGTAATCTAAAACAAATTGTCATGTTGAATGTAGTGAAATGTTTCACATTGTATAATTTAAAAGAGATATTTCAGCTATGACTCAATATGACAAGAATCTATCCTTAAGTTAAGTAAGCAAAGAATTCATCACAGAGAGTAAAGATTCTTACAACAACACTTATTGCAACAAAGTTTTGTTTTAAGAATCTAAATACAACGCTAAGCTCTATTATAAAGATTCTAAAGGAAATAAATGTTTAAAGAAAGATTTTTTCACACTTTATTTGCACTTTGTGCGATGGGATCTATTTTTGCAGTTTGTGCGATTTGCTTTTTCTTGTTTGCAAATGCAATCCCTACGATGAAGCAGATTGGCTTTATGGATTTTATATTCGGGCTAGATTGGTATCCAGAACAGGAATTTTTTGGAATCTTCCCTATGATTATAGGCAGCCTGTGTGTAACCGCTCTTGCTATCCTTTTTGGCGTTCCACTTGGGATTTTTAGCGCTGTGTATTTATCGCAGTTTTGTCCAAAAGGTCCAAAGAAGTATCTCATCATGGCGGTTGAGTTGCTTGGGGCTATCCCATCTGTTGTGTATGGATTCTTTGGTTTAGTGATTATTGTGCCGCTACTTGCTGGTATATTTGATGGCATACCGGGCAAAAGTGTATTGGCGGCGTCTTTCATTCTTACCATTATGATATTGCCTACGATCATTCTTGTATCAAAGGCTGCGATAGATTCTGTGCCAACAAGCTATTATGAAGGGGCGTTAGCGCTTGGAGCTAGTAGTGAAAGAAGTGTGTTTTTTGCGGTTTTACCTGCGGCTAAATCAGGCATTCTAGCATCAGTTATA
Proteins encoded:
- a CDS encoding substrate-binding domain-containing protein, producing MKKCILGLVAGLTLGANIAMAAENIYPISREMGSGTRGAFTEIFGIQKELKGKKIDATTTKAEVTNSTGVMMTTVANSKNAIGYISLGSLNDTVKAISVEGVMPSVENINNKSYKISRPFNVVIKKSNPLIEDFLAYSINAKAIIEKSGYIATKTKKFVSKKPKGKLVIAGSSSITPLMEKLVESYKSVNPNVVIEIQQSDSTTGVNVVVEGIADIGMVSREVKEAELKKGISVRVLAIDGLAIIVNKANPITNITKDSVYKIFTGEMTTWDQVK
- the pstC gene encoding phosphate ABC transporter permease subunit PstC, with product MFKERFFHTLFALCAMGSIFAVCAICFFLFANAIPTMKQIGFMDFIFGLDWYPEQEFFGIFPMIIGSLCVTALAILFGVPLGIFSAVYLSQFCPKGPKKYLIMAVELLGAIPSVVYGFFGLVIIVPLLAGIFDGIPGKSVLAASFILTIMILPTIILVSKAAIDSVPTSYYEGALALGASSERSVFFAVLPAAKSGILASVILGVGRAIGEAMAVIMVAGNQVQLPSSVLDGVRTLTTNIVLEMSYAEGLHREVLIANAVVLFVFILLINVCFNLIKKEKI